A single Sporomusaceae bacterium DNA region contains:
- the tatA gene encoding twin-arginine translocase TatA/TatE family subunit has product MFNIGMTELILVLVIVLVVFGPSKLPEVGKAIGKSIRGFKEETNGVREEIHNATALEAPPAKDQGKTS; this is encoded by the coding sequence ATGTTCAATATCGGCATGACCGAACTGATACTGGTGCTGGTTATCGTTCTCGTCGTCTTCGGGCCCTCGAAGCTGCCGGAAGTAGGCAAGGCGATCGGTAAGAGCATCCGCGGCTTCAAAGAGGAGACCAACGGCGTGAGAGAAGAAATACACAACGCTACCGCTCTGGAAGCGCCCCCCGCCAAGGATCAGGGGAAGACGTCCTAA
- a CDS encoding ATP-binding protein has translation MRNSLQRRLLYSYIMVVVLVLACVSAGISLLLREYFLASKQQELVNKGYELGRLVESYNEGRIDQTQFTKLIDSVDAFLGARVWVVDDARRVVAISTPPGSVMGRGQGGPGMGRGPGLGQGGHGMGQGGHMGPGGHGMGQGNLLARALADRLEPVFDGQVLARSFYHPTYAENMLIVGVPLFKADGTVSGAVILNSPVRGVDEFLTRLYFYIGGLGLAALLLTFFLVRRLASGITRPLRDMQEAAATMARGDYAIRVKADDGDEVGELGRSLNALAQELGRFVASTARMEKLRRDFVANISHELRTPLTVIRGYTEALLDGTVQEPREAEKYHRVMRDETVRLEGLINELLDLSRLQAEGAVLAMEKIPLAAIADSVVSLLTPRAEQAGVALALATDGETAVNGNGDRLTQLLLILLDNALKFTPPGGKVTASVTRSDGEVRLQVADTGSGISREDLPFIWERFYKGDKSHGRTAAGTGLGLAIAREIVARHGARAEVASELGKGSTFTVYFPAG, from the coding sequence GTGAGAAACTCGCTGCAGCGCAGGCTGCTGTACAGCTATATAATGGTGGTGGTGCTGGTGCTGGCCTGCGTGTCGGCCGGCATTTCCCTCCTGCTGCGCGAGTACTTCCTCGCCAGCAAGCAGCAGGAACTGGTCAATAAGGGCTATGAGCTCGGGCGCTTGGTTGAGAGCTATAACGAGGGCCGCATCGACCAGACGCAGTTCACTAAGCTGATCGACAGCGTCGACGCCTTCCTTGGCGCCCGCGTGTGGGTGGTCGACGACGCGCGGCGGGTAGTCGCCATTTCGACGCCGCCCGGCAGTGTTATGGGACGCGGCCAGGGCGGCCCCGGTATGGGCCGTGGCCCCGGCCTGGGCCAGGGAGGCCATGGTATGGGGCAGGGAGGCCATATGGGCCCCGGCGGCCACGGCATGGGCCAGGGAAACCTGCTGGCGCGGGCGCTGGCCGACCGGTTGGAGCCGGTTTTTGACGGCCAGGTTTTGGCGAGAAGTTTCTATCACCCCACTTACGCCGAGAATATGCTGATTGTCGGCGTGCCGCTCTTTAAGGCGGACGGGACGGTGAGCGGCGCCGTCATCCTTAACTCCCCGGTCCGCGGCGTCGACGAGTTCCTCACGCGTTTGTATTTTTACATCGGCGGCTTGGGTCTCGCCGCCCTGCTGCTGACGTTTTTCCTTGTCCGCCGGTTGGCCAGCGGCATCACGCGCCCGCTTCGCGATATGCAGGAGGCGGCGGCCACGATGGCCCGCGGCGACTACGCCATCAGGGTGAAGGCGGACGACGGCGACGAGGTCGGGGAGCTTGGCCGGTCGCTTAACGCGCTGGCCCAGGAACTCGGCCGCTTTGTGGCCAGTACAGCCAGGATGGAGAAGCTGCGCCGCGATTTCGTCGCCAATATTTCTCACGAGCTCAGGACGCCGCTGACCGTTATCCGCGGCTATACGGAAGCCCTCCTCGACGGCACGGTGCAGGAGCCGCGGGAAGCCGAGAAGTACCACCGCGTGATGCGGGACGAGACGGTGAGGTTGGAGGGGCTGATAAACGAGCTGCTTGATCTCAGCCGGCTGCAGGCCGAGGGCGCCGTTCTGGCGATGGAGAAGATTCCGCTGGCGGCTATCGCCGACAGCGTTGTGTCACTGCTTACGCCCCGGGCCGAGCAGGCCGGGGTGGCCCTGGCGCTGGCGACGGACGGCGAGACGGCGGTGAACGGTAATGGCGACCGCCTCACCCAACTGTTGCTGATTTTACTCGACAACGCGCTGAAGTTCACCCCGCCTGGAGGGAAGGTGACGGCCAGCGTCACTCGCTCCGACGGCGAGGTGCGGCTGCAGGTGGCCGACACCGGCAGCGGCATCTCCCGCGAGGATTTACCGTTCATCTGGGAACGGTTTTACAAGGGGGACAAGTCCCACGGCCGGACCGCCGCCGGCACCGGTCTCGGGCTGGCCATAGCCCGCGAGATCGTCGCCCGCCACGGCGCCCGCGCCGAAGTGGCGAGCGAACTCGGCAAGGGGAGTACGTTCACCGTTTATTTTCCCGCCGGATGA
- a CDS encoding response regulator transcription factor, which produces MSGPLVLVADDDAQIRELLKLYFVKEGFTVAEAADGAETIVKVQQLSPSLVILDIMMPVLDGLEACRQIRKFSRVPIIMLTASADDDDRILGLETGADDYIGKPFNPREVVARVKAVLRRSPGAEEAAADTLRFPNLDINRGEYTVTAFGRTEPLTAKEMELLWHLASHPARVFSREQLLESVWGYTYCGDTRTVDTHIKRIRQKIGAQDSTPWDIKTVWGVGYKFEVKM; this is translated from the coding sequence ATGTCCGGACCGCTGGTTCTCGTTGCCGATGACGACGCCCAGATAAGAGAATTGCTGAAGCTGTACTTTGTCAAGGAAGGCTTCACGGTGGCCGAAGCGGCCGACGGCGCGGAGACGATCGTCAAGGTGCAGCAGCTTTCGCCCAGCTTGGTCATCCTCGATATTATGATGCCGGTGCTCGACGGCCTGGAGGCGTGCCGCCAGATCCGCAAATTTTCCCGTGTGCCGATAATCATGCTGACCGCCAGCGCCGACGACGACGACCGCATCCTTGGCCTCGAGACGGGGGCGGACGACTATATCGGCAAGCCCTTCAATCCCCGTGAGGTGGTGGCGAGGGTCAAGGCGGTGCTGCGCCGCTCGCCCGGAGCGGAGGAAGCCGCGGCCGATACCCTGCGGTTTCCCAATCTGGATATTAACCGCGGCGAATATACCGTTACCGCGTTCGGTCGCACCGAGCCCCTGACCGCCAAGGAGATGGAACTGCTGTGGCACCTTGCTTCCCACCCGGCCCGCGTTTTTTCCCGCGAGCAGTTGCTGGAGTCGGTGTGGGGCTATACGTACTGCGGGGATACCCGCACTGTCGATACCCATATCAAACGCATCCGTCAGAAGATCGGCGCCCAGGACAGCACCCCCTGGGATATCAAGACGGTATGGGGGGTCGGCTATAAGTTTGAGGTGAAAATGTGA
- a CDS encoding 5'-nucleotidase C-terminal domain-containing protein has translation MITRFRRLAAVLLLLALALSLTGVAAAPQPGVVSLDILTVNDFHGALAAEGKNPGAAALAAYLRAERDKNPDGTLILSAGDMFQGTPDSNLLRGKTVVAVMNAVGFDAMALGNHEFDWGLDVLRERMAQAAFPMLSANILDRSSGRRAELVAPYVIVERDGVKIAVVGLTTPDTAVTTNPRNVQNFVFADPAATLKALIPELKAKGADVVVALAHLASYPGEPPTGEAADLAAAAGSDLAAVVSGHSHLKVAGKVSGVPLVQAYYNGRSVAAVHIAYSAASGEVLGATVEVKDVPPGLVPDKRVAAIVAAAQSEIAPVKGLILGRAETALPHDRFQLSPLGQWATDAMRQAAKADIALCNGGGLRTGLAAGTVTLGDMYAVMPFDNDLFVAEMTGAQVLAALEHGIANPKYGTLQFSGLTVDYRAAAPAGRRVAAATMADGSLLAADKTYLVAVSDFLIAGGDGYDMIKAAARHTNTFLTLRDALAEAVRKAGVIRFRGDGRLKELSRSAALFIAA, from the coding sequence ATGATTACCCGTTTCCGTCGACTGGCAGCCGTACTTTTGCTCCTGGCTTTGGCGCTTTCGCTGACCGGCGTCGCCGCTGCGCCCCAGCCGGGTGTGGTCAGTCTCGACATCCTGACGGTCAACGATTTTCACGGCGCCCTGGCCGCCGAAGGCAAAAACCCCGGCGCGGCCGCGCTGGCCGCCTATCTCAGGGCGGAACGGGACAAGAACCCGGACGGCACGCTTATCCTTAGCGCCGGCGACATGTTCCAGGGTACTCCCGATTCCAATCTGCTGCGCGGCAAAACGGTGGTCGCGGTGATGAACGCGGTGGGCTTCGACGCCATGGCCCTGGGCAACCACGAATTCGACTGGGGGCTGGATGTGCTCAGGGAACGCATGGCGCAGGCCGCTTTCCCGATGTTGTCCGCCAACATCCTCGACAGGAGCAGTGGCCGGCGGGCCGAGCTGGTCGCGCCGTATGTCATCGTGGAACGCGACGGTGTCAAAATCGCCGTCGTCGGGCTCACGACCCCCGATACGGCTGTGACGACCAATCCTCGAAATGTACAGAATTTCGTATTCGCCGACCCTGCCGCGACGCTGAAGGCGCTGATTCCTGAGTTGAAAGCGAAGGGCGCGGACGTTGTCGTCGCCCTTGCCCATCTGGCGAGCTATCCCGGCGAACCGCCGACCGGCGAGGCGGCCGACCTGGCCGCGGCGGCGGGGAGCGATCTGGCCGCCGTCGTCAGCGGACATTCCCATCTGAAGGTAGCCGGAAAGGTGTCTGGCGTGCCGCTGGTGCAGGCTTACTATAACGGCCGTTCAGTCGCGGCCGTCCATATCGCCTACAGCGCTGCAAGCGGCGAAGTGCTCGGCGCGACGGTCGAAGTGAAGGACGTGCCGCCCGGCCTTGTCCCCGACAAACGGGTGGCGGCGATTGTCGCCGCTGCCCAAAGCGAGATCGCGCCGGTGAAGGGGCTTATCCTCGGCCGGGCTGAGACCGCCCTGCCCCACGACCGCTTCCAGCTTTCGCCGCTCGGGCAGTGGGCGACCGACGCGATGCGCCAGGCCGCCAAGGCGGATATCGCCCTGTGCAACGGCGGCGGCCTTAGGACCGGGCTGGCGGCGGGGACTGTCACCCTCGGCGATATGTACGCGGTGATGCCGTTCGACAACGACCTGTTCGTGGCCGAGATGACAGGCGCCCAGGTGCTGGCCGCCCTCGAACATGGCATCGCCAATCCCAAGTATGGCACACTCCAGTTCTCCGGCCTCACGGTCGATTACCGCGCCGCGGCCCCGGCCGGCCGGCGGGTGGCGGCTGCGACAATGGCCGACGGCAGCCTGCTGGCAGCCGATAAGACTTATCTGGTGGCTGTGAGCGATTTCCTCATTGCCGGCGGCGACGGCTACGACATGATCAAGGCGGCAGCCCGTCACACCAATACATTCCTGACGCTGCGCGATGCACTGGCCGAAGCGGTCCGGAAGGCGGGCGTGATCCGCTTCCGGGGCGACGGCCGGTTGAAAGAGCTTAGCAGGAGCGCGGCCCTGTTTATTGCGGCATAA